A stretch of the Pan troglodytes isolate AG18354 chromosome 20, NHGRI_mPanTro3-v2.0_pri, whole genome shotgun sequence genome encodes the following:
- the LOC104003467 gene encoding olfactory receptor 1L4-like, translating to MSGSPAQLTAGPRTASGCVIMICFALTVLSYIRILATVVQIRSAASRRQAFSTCSSHLGMVLLFYGTGSSTYMRPTTRYSPLEGRLAAVFYSILIPTLNPLIYSLRNQDMKRALWKLYLQVPY from the coding sequence ATGTCTGGCTCCCCCGCTCAACTGACAGCAGGCCCCAGGACAGCCAGTGGCTGTGTCATCATGATCTGCTTTGCCCTCACCGTCCTCTCTTACATCCGCATCTTGGCCACAGTGGTTCAGATCCGTTCAGCAGCCAGCCGCCGGCAAGCCTTCTCCACCTGTTCTTCCCACCTGGGCATGGTGCTCCTGTTCTATGGCACCGGCAGCTCCACCTACATGCGACCCACCACCCGCTACTCCCCGCTGGAAGGGCGCTTGGCTGCTGTCTTCTACTCCATCCTCATACCCACCCTGAATCCACTCATCTACAGCCTGAGGAACCAGGACATGAAGAGAGCCCTGTGGAAGCTCTATCTCCAGGTGCCATACTAG